A region from the Coturnix japonica isolate 7356 chromosome 28, Coturnix japonica 2.1, whole genome shotgun sequence genome encodes:
- the TM6SF2 gene encoding transmembrane 6 superfamily member 2, with protein MQLRSGPGALAPALLALPVALGLSGAAALEDNPLLLAAVLLLAVLLAFIYFASAGSYFQDPLFCVFVVLSFVSAVDLIISLEEDGFISGFAEVYVREGEPYLRTAHGIMICYWDGIVHYGLYLAMIKAMSQRKSYRSLGLFWLGSLVMSILVFLLGNLIGKYSSDISTSFLLNLPYILIPIWAGTRLFQQPRTVPCLTAEQIEQEQRRWLHQRPHDLVLVLVLLLMASFTFFRGMVVLDCPADSCFEYIYQHEPYLRDPVAYPKVQMLIYLFYVLPFLCLCIYALLRPGCSWLLDWSLVFAGAIAQAQFSHLGSSLHTRTPFPYQTPEDVWWSFLITNVLYALGPQLLALRCLHSPTFFLPTSSSSLQGGKKHQ; from the exons ATGCAGCTCCGCTCCGGACCGGGCGCTCTCGCCCCCGCTCTGCTCGCTCTCCCCGTTGCTCTCGGCCTGAGCGGCGCTGCGGCGTTGGAGGA TAACCcattgctgctggcagctgtgctgctccttgctgtgctgctcgCCTTCATCTACTTTGCCAGTGCTGGGAGCTACTTCCAGGACCCCCTGTTCTGCG tgtttgtggTGCTCTCCTTTGTCTCTGCCGTTGATCTGATCATCTCACTGGAGGAGGATGGATTCATTTCAGGCTTTGCAGAGGTCTACGTGAGAGAG GGTGAGCCATACCTGCGCACAGCACACGGCATCATGATCTGTTACTGGGATGGCATCGTGCACTACGGGCTGTACCTCGCCATGATCAAAGCCATGAGCCAGAg GAAGAGCTATAGGAGCCTGGGTCTCTTCTGGCTGGGTTCTCTGGTGATGAGCATCCTCGTCTTCCTGCTTGGGAACTTGATAG GCAAATACAGCTCTGATATCAGCACCTCCTTCCTCCTCAACCTGCCCTacatcctcatccccatctgGGCGGGCACGCGGCTCTTCCAGCAGCCCAGGACTGTGCCGTGCCTGACAGCAGAGCAG ATTGAACAGGAGCAGCGCAGGTGGCTGCACCAACGGCCCCACGACCTGGTGCTGGTGTTGGTTCTGCTTCTGATGGCTTCCTTCACCTTCTTCAGGGGGATG GTGGTGTTGGACTGCCCTGCTGACTCCTGCTTTGAGTACATCTACCAGCACGAGCCCTACCTGCGTGACCCCGTTGCCTACCCCAAAGTGCAG ATGCTCATCTACCTGTTCTACGTCCtccccttcctctgcctctgcATCTACGCTCTGCTGCGCCCgggctgctcctggctgcttgACTGGAGCCTGGTGTTTGCTGGGGCCATTGCACAG GCTCAGTTCTCCCACCTGGGCTCCTCACTTCACACCCGCACGCCGTTCCCATATCAGACCCCCGAAGATGTCTGGTGGAGTTTCCTCATCACCAACGTCCTTTATGCTCTGGGGCCGCAGCTCCTCGCCCTCCgctgcctgcacagccccacGTTCTTCCTGcccacctcctccagcagcctgcagggggGCAAGAAGCACCAGTGA
- the HAPLN4 gene encoding hyaluronan and proteoglycan link protein 4, with product MCPQGLWAALLLVVGVLSSDPPPSARGRKKIVHVMEGDSGAVVVQTAPGKVVTHRGGTIILPCRYHYDVSAHDPDEIRLKWTKVTEPMDFVDVFVALGKARRAFGSYRGRTALQEDGFGDASLIIRNVTLQDYGRYECEVTNELEDDTGMVKLDLEGVIFPYHPRLGRYTLNFHEAQQACLQQDGILASHDQLHQAWLEGMDWCNAGWLQDGSVQYPISHPREECGRKDTPVGVRNYGYRHKESEHYDAFCFTSNLNGKVYFLKTFRKLSYTEAVQACKNNGAAVAKVGQLYAAWKIQLLDRCEAGWLEDGSIRYPIVNPRARCGGREPGVRNLGFPDKKYKLFGVYCFKKAGDAPPEKKQGKGHPNRV from the exons ATGTGTCCCCAGGGGCTCTGGGCTGcgctgctgctggtggtggggGTCCTCTCCTCTGACCCACCACCCAGCGccaggggaaggaagaagattGTCCATGTCATGG AGGGGGACAGCGGGGCCGTGGTGGTGCAGACAGCCCCGGGGAAGGTGGTGACACACCGGGGCGGCACCATCATCCTGCCCTGCCGCTACCACTACGACGTCTCGGCCCACGACCCCGACGAAATCCGCCTCAAATGGACCAAAGTGACGGAGCCGATGGACTTTGTGGATGTCTTTGTGGCCCTGGGGAAGGCACGGAGGGCGTTTGGCAGCTACCGAGGGCGCACGGCGCTGCAGGAGGACGGCTTTGGGGACGCCTCGCTCATCATCCGCAACGTCACCCTGCAGGACTATGGGCGCTATGAGTGCGAGGTCACCAACGAGCTGGAGGATGACACCGGCATGGTCAAGCTGGATCTCGAAG GCGTCATTTTCCCCTACCACCCCCGCCTGGGTCGCTACACCCTGAACTTCCACGAGGCTCAGCAGGCGTGCCTACAGCAGGACGGCATCCTGGCCTCGCATGACCAGCTGCACCAGGCCTGGCTGGAGGGCATGGATTGGTGCAATGCAGGCTGGCTGCAGGACGGCTCCGTGCAATACCCCATCTCACACCCACGGGAGGAATGCGGCCGTAAGGACACGCCGGTGGGTGTGCGCAACTATGGCTACAGGCACAAGGAGAGCGAGCACTACGACGCCTTCTGCTTCACCTCCAACCTCAACG GCAAAGTCTATTTCCTGAAGACGTTCCGCAAGCTGAGCTACACCGAAGCAGTGCAGGCCTGCAAGAACAACGGGGCAGCCGTGGCCAAAGTGGGGCAGCTTTATGCTGCATGGAAGATCCAACTGCTGGACCGCTGCGAGGCGGGTTGGCTGGAGGATGGCAGCATCCGTTACCCCATCGTCAACCCAAGGGCACGCTGCGGTGGCCGGGAGCCTGGTGTACGTAACCTGGGCTTCCCGGATAAAAAGTACAAGCTTTTTGGGGTGTACTGCTTTAAAAAGGCTGGTGATGCTCCTCCTGAGAAGAAGCAAGGTAAGGGGCATCCCAACCGCGTGTGA